One Chlorobaculum limnaeum genomic window carries:
- a CDS encoding site-specific DNA-methyltransferase: MPRPKKSAVEQPGTSGDMVTSIKYSAKRKNIPLAGIEAEGRIQETPRLRYEYNPHLPPVLRSSQDATGEDRLPELLSEARKRALTDEEARTLADALRQRQPWLEWSGKREKPWFEVEPVALHMHERISTQAILKVLAREDVQRDLFADPQQDYAKAVQFYKHEVDWSNRMILGDSLQVMASLARREDLARKVQMIYIDPPYGIKFSSNFQPQLGQRDVKDKLQDLTREPETVKAYRDTWTLGIHSYLAYLRDRLMMAKELLTDSGSIFVQISDENLHRVRCVMDEVFGEGNFCAIIAFVKTSGVSQKFLPDRFDHLIWFAKDKQQAKYRQIYLDKSIEDGTANNYGWVELPTSLRRGMSRQEKDESVPLPEGSVLYKADNITSQGNPLISFEHFDKHYTQRWKTNLEGLKRLASANRLHVAENSLQYVRYLSDFIAVPVTKLWSDTATGSFTDEKIYVVQTGTKTIERCLQMTTDPGDLVLDPTCGSGTTAYVAEQWGRRWITCDTSRVALALAKHRMMTAKFDFYRLRELNAEDVSRNPDGTWIAELDVDGHATGRKKTFQCRTVPHITLKSIARNTSLDPIFEKHEPLLAEKLAVLNREVATVTPAMKEALAAKLVQKHREEGASAVTDADCRRWLLPDTSRLSIVAMPAKKPYKGLTAKQVEKYRSSIPQGEWKEWEVPFDTDAEWPQSLRNALTAYREAWRAKMDEVNDCIAANAQMEELVDKPETANGVVRVAGPFTMEGVIAVEDGPDSPIGGEPDELDMFDGDIEVVNAEAHLEKMLRLLKATGVDFPENKNMKFNSLELVTGVSLIHFEGQWMNGDGNARRVAVSVGPEVGNISSMQVEEVIRSANRRGYDDVVFAGFGFDAAAQEVIESENHPNLRLHMALIRPDVAMGDLLKTQPGSQLFSVFSAPRIKGPDKLPDGEYVVEVEGMDVYDPVSNTLFPTDRERIAAWFIDTDYDGRTFCICQAFFPDKSKWAKLAKALGSANVVDEDAFDSLSGLRSLAFPRPAHLKEGEPWKVAVKVIDPRGNEGLRVLNIN, encoded by the coding sequence ATGCCTCGCCCAAAGAAATCAGCAGTAGAGCAGCCGGGAACCTCCGGCGATATGGTTACTTCGATCAAGTATTCCGCCAAACGAAAAAACATTCCTCTTGCCGGAATTGAAGCGGAGGGCAGGATACAGGAAACTCCTCGGCTCAGGTACGAATACAATCCTCACCTTCCCCCGGTTCTTCGGTCGTCTCAGGATGCGACCGGTGAAGACAGGTTGCCCGAACTCCTCTCCGAAGCGCGTAAGCGAGCGCTTACAGATGAGGAAGCCCGCACGCTTGCCGATGCACTACGGCAGCGTCAGCCATGGCTGGAATGGAGCGGCAAACGTGAAAAGCCATGGTTTGAGGTCGAACCGGTAGCCTTGCATATGCACGAGCGCATTTCGACGCAGGCGATTCTCAAAGTGCTGGCACGTGAAGATGTTCAGCGTGACCTCTTCGCCGATCCACAGCAGGACTATGCCAAAGCTGTCCAATTTTACAAGCACGAAGTGGACTGGTCGAACCGGATGATCCTCGGTGATTCATTGCAGGTTATGGCCAGCCTTGCCCGTCGCGAAGACCTTGCCAGGAAGGTGCAGATGATCTATATCGATCCACCTTATGGTATCAAGTTCTCCTCGAACTTCCAGCCGCAGCTCGGGCAGCGCGACGTAAAGGACAAGTTGCAGGACTTGACTCGTGAACCGGAGACGGTCAAGGCTTACCGCGATACCTGGACGCTGGGGATTCACTCCTACCTTGCTTATCTGCGTGACCGCCTGATGATGGCAAAGGAGTTGCTGACCGATTCCGGAAGCATCTTTGTTCAGATCAGCGATGAGAACCTGCATCGTGTTCGTTGCGTGATGGATGAGGTGTTCGGAGAGGGGAATTTTTGCGCAATTATTGCGTTTGTCAAGACAAGTGGCGTTTCTCAAAAATTCTTACCTGATCGATTTGATCATTTGATATGGTTTGCTAAAGACAAGCAACAAGCTAAGTATCGACAAATATACCTCGATAAAAGTATTGAAGATGGAACAGCAAATAATTATGGATGGGTAGAATTGCCAACCTCATTACGAAGAGGAATGAGTCGCCAAGAAAAAGATGAATCAGTTCCATTGCCAGAAGGGAGTGTTTTATATAAAGCTGACAATATTACTTCTCAAGGCAATCCTCTTATTTCTTTCGAGCATTTTGATAAACATTATACTCAACGATGGAAAACCAATCTAGAAGGCTTAAAACGCTTGGCATCTGCCAATAGATTGCATGTGGCAGAAAATTCACTTCAGTATGTCCGTTATCTATCTGATTTTATTGCGGTTCCTGTTACTAAACTCTGGTCTGATACAGCTACAGGCAGCTTTACTGATGAAAAAATATACGTCGTTCAAACTGGCACGAAAACTATTGAGCGTTGCCTTCAGATGACCACCGATCCCGGCGATTTGGTGCTCGACCCTACCTGTGGCAGTGGAACGACTGCCTATGTTGCCGAACAGTGGGGGCGTCGCTGGATTACCTGCGATACCAGCCGTGTTGCTCTCGCTCTTGCCAAACATCGCATGATGACGGCGAAGTTCGATTTTTACCGTCTTCGCGAATTGAATGCCGAAGATGTCAGCCGGAATCCCGATGGCACCTGGATTGCCGAACTCGATGTCGATGGTCATGCTACCGGCCGGAAAAAGACCTTCCAGTGCCGTACAGTTCCACATATTACACTCAAAAGCATTGCCCGAAATACCTCGCTCGATCCGATCTTTGAAAAGCATGAACCGCTTCTTGCCGAAAAGCTTGCCGTGCTGAACCGTGAAGTCGCCACAGTGACTCCGGCCATGAAAGAAGCGCTCGCTGCAAAGCTCGTCCAAAAACATCGTGAAGAGGGGGCGAGCGCCGTCACCGATGCCGATTGCCGTCGCTGGCTGTTGCCCGATACGTCGCGTTTATCCATCGTCGCCATGCCAGCCAAAAAGCCGTACAAGGGCTTGACGGCAAAGCAGGTTGAGAAGTATCGTTCGTCAATTCCTCAAGGCGAGTGGAAAGAGTGGGAGGTTCCGTTCGATACTGATGCCGAATGGCCCCAATCTTTGCGGAATGCTTTGACAGCCTACCGCGAAGCGTGGCGCGCCAAAATGGATGAGGTAAATGACTGCATTGCTGCCAATGCTCAAATGGAAGAGCTGGTGGACAAACCTGAAACGGCAAATGGCGTTGTCAGGGTCGCCGGGCCGTTTACCATGGAAGGGGTCATTGCCGTTGAAGATGGCCCCGATTCACCAATTGGTGGCGAACCTGATGAACTCGATATGTTCGATGGCGACATCGAAGTCGTGAACGCCGAAGCGCATCTCGAAAAAATGCTCCGTCTTCTTAAGGCTACCGGCGTCGATTTCCCCGAGAACAAGAACATGAAATTCAATAGTCTTGAACTCGTGACCGGTGTATCGCTCATCCATTTTGAAGGGCAGTGGATGAATGGAGACGGAAACGCTCGCCGGGTAGCGGTCAGCGTCGGGCCTGAAGTTGGCAATATCTCTTCCATGCAGGTTGAAGAGGTGATCCGTTCAGCCAACCGTCGCGGTTATGACGACGTGGTGTTTGCCGGTTTCGGATTCGATGCTGCTGCTCAGGAGGTTATCGAAAGTGAAAATCATCCGAACCTTCGACTGCATATGGCCCTGATCCGTCCGGATGTGGCAATGGGCGACCTGCTGAAGACCCAGCCGGGAAGCCAGCTCTTTTCCGTGTTCAGTGCTCCGAGAATCAAAGGCCCGGACAAGCTCCCTGATGGCGAATATGTCGTCGAGGTTGAAGGTATGGATGTCTATGACCCAGTCAGCAATACGCTCTTTCCGACAGACAGGGAGCGCATTGCCGCGTGGTTCATCGATACGGATTACGACGGGCGCACCTTCTGCATCTGCCAGGCATTTTTTCCCGACAAGTCCAAATGGGCCAAACTCGCCAAAGCACTTGGCAGTGCCAATGTCGTCGATGAAGATGCTTTCGATTCTCTTAGCGGTCTAAGAAGTCTTGCTTTCCCTCGTCCGGCTCATCTCAAAGAGGGAGAGCCGTGGAAGGTGGCCGTCAAGGTGATCGATCCGAGAGGTAACGAAGGGCTGCGCGTCCTCAATATCAATTGA
- a CDS encoding TrbI/VirB10 family protein, whose translation MQTDNPEPQPQESIDPHSSKIPPDDPRLQLPKKKSRTLKKGPVIAISATLTGVIAAALVLALQPQQKNADKQSKDRETEAVAQPTIPDVVRQAPDERSPVSIPDTSITASVPDDVPQLGRPLPGDLGHAMVHSPNGYRAGTMQSAPPDPAEQERLAAIASSPFFGGASTPVSIPATGSIAGLQASAPPAPGSAPYGRDQNNQARKNDFFESGGGDGKEYLSKPVRKPVSRYEVKAGAIIPAILVTGLNSDLPGNVVAMVKENVYDTASGEYLLIPQGTRMLGVYDSMVSYGQKRVQVVWVRMIRPDGTSIMLENMPGVDLAGMSGYKDKVDNHFDRLVGGALLSSILSVGATVSQGTYTNDQNMTTQQRLAASVGQDINNAGQQITRKNLDIQPTLKIRAGMTANILVNKDMIVDPYKN comes from the coding sequence ATGCAAACGGACAACCCCGAACCGCAGCCACAGGAGTCAATCGATCCGCACAGCTCAAAAATTCCGCCTGACGATCCACGCCTCCAGCTGCCCAAAAAGAAGAGCCGGACGTTGAAAAAGGGTCCGGTGATCGCGATTTCCGCAACGCTCACGGGCGTGATTGCGGCGGCGCTGGTGCTCGCGCTGCAACCGCAGCAAAAGAACGCGGATAAACAAAGCAAGGATCGGGAAACTGAAGCCGTTGCCCAGCCGACCATTCCTGATGTCGTCAGGCAGGCTCCTGATGAACGTTCGCCCGTCAGCATACCCGATACTTCGATCACGGCGTCAGTCCCCGATGATGTTCCGCAGCTTGGCCGTCCATTGCCGGGTGATCTCGGTCATGCGATGGTGCATTCGCCAAATGGCTACCGTGCTGGAACGATGCAGAGCGCTCCTCCAGATCCTGCCGAGCAGGAGCGGCTGGCGGCCATCGCATCGAGTCCATTTTTCGGCGGAGCATCAACTCCTGTCAGTATTCCAGCAACTGGCAGTATCGCGGGCCTGCAAGCTTCCGCTCCTCCCGCCCCTGGCAGTGCACCTTATGGCCGCGATCAGAACAACCAGGCACGAAAGAACGACTTTTTCGAGAGTGGCGGCGGAGATGGGAAAGAGTATCTCTCAAAACCTGTTCGGAAACCGGTCAGCCGGTATGAGGTCAAAGCCGGAGCGATCATTCCGGCCATTCTGGTGACGGGCCTCAACTCCGATCTGCCGGGCAATGTCGTCGCGATGGTCAAGGAGAACGTCTATGACACGGCGAGTGGCGAGTACCTCCTGATTCCCCAAGGCACCCGGATGCTCGGCGTTTACGACAGCATGGTGAGCTACGGCCAGAAGCGCGTGCAGGTGGTCTGGGTACGCATGATCCGTCCGGACGGCACCTCGATCATGCTGGAGAATATGCCGGGCGTTGATCTGGCCGGAATGAGCGGGTACAAGGACAAGGTGGATAACCACTTCGACCGGCTTGTCGGCGGAGCCTTGCTTTCCTCGATTCTCTCGGTCGGAGCGACGGTCTCGCAGGGCACCTACACGAACGACCAGAACATGACCACGCAACAGCGCTTGGCGGCCAGTGTCGGCCAGGACATCAACAATGCAGGCCAGCAGATCACCCGTAAGAACCTCGACATTCAGCCGACCCTGAAGATCAGGGCTGGCATGACGGCGAACATCCTCGTGAACAAGGACATGATTGTCGATCCCTACAAGAACTGA